The nucleotide window GAGTCGGGTGCGTCGGCGATGCCCAACGGCAGCCCGCGCGGGACACCATCGATCGTGCGGCGGGACACCAGGACGGTCTTCGACCGGTCCGCGCCGACGATGAGCAGCGCCGAGGCGTAGTTGAGCACCGGGTGCAACTTCTGCTCGCGATAGACGAACCGGGCGCCGGACTCCTTCTCCACGATCACCGCGCCCGGGTCGCGCCACCCCTTGCCGCCGCCGGCGAACAGGCCGTAGAGGGCGAAACCACCGAGCAGGATCGCCGCGACCAGGACGCTTGCCAGGCCGGCGCCGGCCAGCCGCCGAAACGGCGACTGCACGGGGTCGGTCTCCCGCATGACCAGGGCGGCGACTGCCCGCTGGACGCTGAACTGGTAGGAGTGCAGCTGGTCCTGCCGCGACGGCATGGGTCCCCTCCGGTGGATCGGCCGGGCACAGGATATGCGCTGCGTCGACGTCCCGTGGACCCTGCGTGGCCGCCCGTCGCGGGGCAACCGCTACCATCCGTGGACGAATCCGGCGGCGAGAGGGCACCCGTGGGCGCGCGTTTCGAAGAGCTGGCCTGGCGGGAGACTCCGATCGGCGCGATCAGTCTGCGCCGACGGCGGGACCCGGCACTCCAGGTCGAGGTGTACGAGGTCAAGCTCGACGACGAGTACCTGATGTCCAGCCTCTTCCCGGTCGCGGAGATCGAGCTGGCCCGGTTGGGTCTCGCCGAGGTGGCCGGTGACTCCCTCGACGTGGTGGTGGGCGGTCTCGGGCTGGGCTACACCGCCTGCGCGGCGCTGGGCGACCCCCGGGTGCGCTCCCTGTTCGTGGTGGAGGCGATCGAGGACGTGATCGACTGGCACCAACGAGGGTTGCTGCCGTTCGCGGCGGGGCTCGCCGAGGACCCTCGGACCCGCTTCGTGCAGGCCGACTTCTTCGCGGCGGTGGCCGGTGACACCGGTTTCGACACCGAGGTGCCCGGACGGCGGTTCGACGCCGTGCTGCTCGACGTCGACCACTCCCCGCGCAACGTCCTGCACCCGAGCCACGCGGCGTTCTACCCGCCGGCCGGGTTGCGCCGCCTGGCCGCCCTGCTACGCCCCGAGGGCGTCTTCGCGCTCTGGTCGGACGACCCGCCGGACGCCGAGTTCACCGCCGCGCTCACCGAGGTGTTCGCGAGCGTACGCGCGCACGTCGTGCCGTTCGCCAATCCGCTGACCGGCGGGGAGTCGGCCAACACCGTCTACGTGGCGCGCACCGGCAGCTGATCGACTTCGGTACGCCGCTCGCGCATGGTGTCGACCGGACGGGGAACGAGAAGCCGGGGCCGGCCGCACCAGGCGCGGCCGGTTACGGGAGGTCGACATGCGTGCACTGCTCTGGGTTGTCGGCGTGGTCGCCGGTGTGCTGATCCTGCTCGGGTTGCTCCTCGAGGCGGTCCGCTGGCTGATCATCATCGGTGTGATCGCGCTGGTGATCGTGATCGTCTGGGGTGTCGTGAAGGGGCGGCAGGCCATGAGCCACCCGTCCCGCCGACGGTGACGGGCGGCGCCGGTCAGAACCAGTCCGGGCGCATGTCGAGGGTCGTCCGATCCCGGCTGGCCAGCAGGTCGAACTGCGGGCCGGTCCGGGGCAACTCGACGGTGAAGAAGTAGCGGGCGGCCTGCCGCTTGCCGGCGTGGAACGCGTCGCCGGCCCCCTCCGGCGGCAGCGCCAGCACCTGCTCCAACCACATCCAGGCGATCACCACGTGCCCGACGGCCTCCAGGTAGGCGCTGGCGTTGGCCAGCGCGAGCACCGGGTCACCGTCGGTCCACAGTCGACGGGTGACCGCGGTGACCCGGTCCACCGCGGCGGCCAACCGGTCGGCCAGCTCGGCCGCCTCTCCCCCGGCCTTGCGGGCCCGCTCGACCGTGTCACCGATCGTCGTGGTCAGCAGGGCGAGACCAGCGCCGCCCTGCATGGTCATCTTGCGCCCCAGCAGGTCCAGTGCCTGGATGCCGTGGGTGCCCTCGTGGATCGGGTTGAGCCGGTTGTCGCGGTAGTGCTGCTCCACGTCGTGGTCGCGGGTGTAGCCGGCGCCGCCGAGCACCTGGATCGCCAGGTCGTTGGCGGCGAGGCACCACTGCGACGGCCAACTCTTGGTGATCGGGGTGAGCACGTCCAGCAACAGGTGCGCGCGCTCGCGGTCGGCCTCGGCCGGGGCGGTCTTCTGCTCGTCGAGCAACCGCGCGCAGTAGAGCACCAGCGCCAGCGACCCCTCCACGTAGCTCTTCTGCGCCAGCAGCATCCGTCGTACGTCCGGGTGGTCGATGATCGGCACCTGCGCGGCGGCCGGGTCCTTCGCGCCGACCGGGCGGCCCTGCGGCCTCTCCTTCGCGTACGCCAGGCTCTTGAGGTAGCCGGTGTAGCCCAGCGCGGTGGCACCCGCCCCGACCCCGATGCGGGCCTCGTTCATCATGTGGAACATCTGTGCCAGACCCTGGTGCGGCGCGCCGACCAGGTGTCCGACCGCTCCGGCGCGGCCCGCGGGGGTGTGCGCCCCGTCGCCGAAGCTGAGCAGGGCGTTGGTGGTGCCCCGGAACCCCATCTTGTGGTTGAGCCCGGCCAACACCACGTCGTTGCGCTCGCCGAGCGACCCGTCCGGGCCGACCAGCACCTTGGGCACGATGAACAGCGAGATGCCCTTGACCCCGGGCGGGGCGCCGGGGATGCGGGCCAGCACCAGGTGGACGATGTTCTCGGCCAACTCGTGGTCGCCGCCGGAGATCCACATTTTGGTGCCGAAGAGCCGGTACGTGCCGTCCGCCTGGGGTTCGGCGCGCGTGGTGATGTCGGCAAGTGAGCTGCCGGCGTGCGGCTCAGACAGACACATGGTGCCGAAGAACCGACCGTCCAGCATGGGCCGGACGTACGTGTCCACCTGATCGGGGCTGCCGTGCGCCAGCAACAGGTTGGCGTTGCCCAGGGTGAGG belongs to Micromonospora ureilytica and includes:
- a CDS encoding spermidine synthase, with the translated sequence MGARFEELAWRETPIGAISLRRRRDPALQVEVYEVKLDDEYLMSSLFPVAEIELARLGLAEVAGDSLDVVVGGLGLGYTACAALGDPRVRSLFVVEAIEDVIDWHQRGLLPFAAGLAEDPRTRFVQADFFAAVAGDTGFDTEVPGRRFDAVLLDVDHSPRNVLHPSHAAFYPPAGLRRLAALLRPEGVFALWSDDPPDAEFTAALTEVFASVRAHVVPFANPLTGGESANTVYVARTGS
- a CDS encoding acyl-CoA dehydrogenase — encoded protein: MPSTLLSRRDLDFLLHEWLRVSELVERPRYAEHSRETFDDALDLAERVATEQFAPHNRAADLAEPTFDGQRVRLIPQVRAALDSFAETGLLTAGLDATVGGLQLPHAVAAACFTWFQAANVATSAYPFLTLGNANLLLAHGSPDQVDTYVRPMLDGRFFGTMCLSEPHAGSSLADITTRAEPQADGTYRLFGTKMWISGGDHELAENIVHLVLARIPGAPPGVKGISLFIVPKVLVGPDGSLGERNDVVLAGLNHKMGFRGTTNALLSFGDGAHTPAGRAGAVGHLVGAPHQGLAQMFHMMNEARIGVGAGATALGYTGYLKSLAYAKERPQGRPVGAKDPAAAQVPIIDHPDVRRMLLAQKSYVEGSLALVLYCARLLDEQKTAPAEADRERAHLLLDVLTPITKSWPSQWCLAANDLAIQVLGGAGYTRDHDVEQHYRDNRLNPIHEGTHGIQALDLLGRKMTMQGGAGLALLTTTIGDTVERARKAGGEAAELADRLAAAVDRVTAVTRRLWTDGDPVLALANASAYLEAVGHVVIAWMWLEQVLALPPEGAGDAFHAGKRQAARYFFTVELPRTGPQFDLLASRDRTTLDMRPDWF